The proteins below come from a single Mucilaginibacter mali genomic window:
- a CDS encoding phosphodiester glycosidase family protein: MKKYYLLLSALLFSIHLFAQTDSANLAHAQWKLKKINAKVYWKTTHLTNHSLFGANENINVIIIPAHTKSVRLVVGYSDSLETTSQQAMRNNALAGINGSFFKMRGADPDDHPELNHVPKLEPSKLPYNRAGTYLRKDGQLIAPNKIAAKQTTRRRPQLGVLALSDNGAAILKPDTLNFEWENTLAARDIMTSGPLLMLNGKNMAISTDDFSQKRHPRTAVGKLADGSTMLLVVDGRFEESAGMSLIELQQTMRWLGCVTALNLDGGGSSAMYIKGQPEHGIVNYPSDNKKFDHAGEREVANTVLIVPVH, from the coding sequence ATGAAAAAGTATTACCTGTTATTAAGCGCTTTATTATTCAGTATCCATCTATTCGCGCAAACCGACTCTGCTAATTTGGCGCACGCGCAATGGAAGCTTAAAAAGATAAACGCCAAAGTATATTGGAAAACTACGCACCTGACCAACCACAGCCTGTTTGGCGCGAACGAGAATATCAACGTGATCATCATCCCGGCGCATACCAAAAGCGTACGCTTAGTGGTTGGATATTCCGATTCGCTGGAAACCACTTCGCAACAGGCTATGCGGAACAACGCGCTGGCAGGAATCAACGGCTCGTTCTTTAAAATGCGTGGGGCCGATCCCGATGATCATCCCGAATTAAATCACGTACCTAAACTGGAACCATCCAAACTGCCCTATAACCGCGCGGGTACTTATCTGCGCAAGGATGGACAGTTAATAGCGCCAAACAAAATAGCAGCCAAACAAACCACCCGCAGGCGGCCGCAACTGGGCGTACTTGCGCTAAGCGATAACGGAGCAGCCATACTGAAACCCGATACCCTGAACTTTGAATGGGAAAATACCCTTGCCGCCCGGGATATCATGACCTCGGGCCCCTTGTTAATGCTTAATGGTAAAAACATGGCTATCTCTACGGATGATTTCAGCCAAAAGCGTCACCCGCGTACAGCGGTAGGTAAACTGGCCGATGGCTCTACAATGCTACTGGTGGTTGATGGCCGCTTTGAAGAATCGGCAGGGATGAGCCTGATAGAATTACAGCAAACCATGCGCTGGCTGGGTTGCGTTACGGCACTTAATCTTGATGGCGGCGGATCATCGGCTATGTACATCAAAGGCCAACCGGAACATGGCATAGTAAATTACCCATCAGACAATAAGAAGTTTGACCACGCGGGCGAACGAGAGGTAGCCAATACCGTATTAATAGTGCCTGTCCATTAG
- a CDS encoding sialate O-acetylesterase, whose amino-acid sequence MSAGGPYQMDIAASNHITIKNILIGDVWVCSGQSNMEFIMQRAKDKYAAVIAQSDNPAIRQFMVNQAYNFSTELDDTKSAGWKQATPQNVLQFTAVGYFFARELYAKYKVPIGLILSSWGGTPAEAWMSEEALKAFPKHYDRAKKLQDTAFVNDIKNRDKITKKTWYDQLLQDEGLSNRSQPWFSNSYAATDWPAMQMPAYWEDRGMKNVPGVVWFRKEIDLPAAIIGKNAKLVLGNLVDEDSTYVNGVKVGATSNRYLQRNYLLPDDLLKPGKNIITIRLITHGPQGGFVKDKPYELFADGQRFGLDGTWQYKIGKAVEPLPGTTTFPYQPLCLFNGMIHPLLPYTIKGVAWYQGEANASRAPEYRKLFPAMIADWRQHWQQGDFPFVYVQLANYYETKTEPSESNWAALREAQLFTLAVPNTGMAVISDIGEWNDVHPLNKLDVGKRLALAAQKVAYGDQQVVYSGPTYQSMTKNGNKIIIAFKNVGSGLVSKGGELKYFSIAGADKKFVWAKAVINGNTVTVWNDDIANPVAVRYAWADNPDGANLYNKEGLPASLFRTDDWVADKH is encoded by the coding sequence ATGTCCGCCGGAGGGCCTTACCAAATGGATATCGCGGCCAGCAATCATATCACCATTAAAAATATTTTAATAGGCGATGTATGGGTATGCTCCGGCCAATCTAACATGGAGTTTATTATGCAGCGGGCAAAGGATAAATATGCGGCCGTGATCGCGCAGTCAGATAACCCGGCCATCCGTCAATTTATGGTTAACCAGGCCTATAATTTTTCAACTGAGCTGGATGATACAAAGTCGGCGGGATGGAAGCAGGCTACCCCGCAAAATGTGCTGCAGTTTACCGCCGTAGGCTATTTCTTCGCGCGCGAACTTTACGCCAAATATAAAGTGCCTATCGGCCTCATCCTGTCGAGTTGGGGTGGTACCCCTGCCGAGGCCTGGATGAGCGAAGAAGCTTTAAAGGCTTTTCCTAAACACTATGATCGTGCAAAAAAATTGCAGGACACCGCTTTTGTCAACGATATAAAAAACCGGGATAAGATCACGAAGAAAACATGGTACGACCAGTTGTTGCAGGATGAGGGATTATCGAACAGAAGCCAGCCGTGGTTCAGTAATAGCTATGCCGCGACAGACTGGCCTGCCATGCAAATGCCGGCATATTGGGAAGACCGGGGTATGAAAAATGTCCCCGGCGTGGTTTGGTTCCGTAAAGAGATCGATCTCCCGGCTGCGATCATCGGTAAAAATGCCAAATTGGTATTAGGTAACCTGGTTGATGAGGATTCAACTTATGTAAACGGTGTTAAAGTAGGGGCAACCTCCAATAGGTACCTGCAACGTAATTATCTGCTGCCCGATGATTTACTGAAACCCGGCAAAAACATCATTACCATTAGGTTAATTACTCATGGGCCACAAGGTGGCTTTGTTAAAGATAAACCCTACGAGTTGTTTGCGGATGGGCAGCGTTTCGGTTTGGATGGGACGTGGCAGTATAAAATTGGCAAGGCTGTAGAACCTTTACCGGGTACAACCACCTTTCCTTATCAGCCGCTATGCCTGTTTAACGGGATGATCCATCCATTGCTTCCCTATACCATTAAAGGCGTGGCCTGGTACCAGGGTGAAGCCAATGCGTCAAGAGCGCCGGAATACCGCAAACTGTTCCCGGCCATGATAGCCGATTGGCGTCAGCATTGGCAGCAAGGCGATTTTCCGTTCGTGTATGTGCAATTGGCTAATTATTACGAAACTAAAACAGAGCCATCGGAAAGTAACTGGGCGGCCTTGCGCGAAGCCCAATTATTTACGCTTGCTGTGCCCAATACAGGCATGGCCGTCATCAGTGACATTGGCGAGTGGAATGATGTACATCCGCTTAACAAACTGGATGTGGGCAAACGCCTGGCACTTGCCGCCCAAAAAGTGGCTTACGGCGATCAGCAGGTGGTTTATTCCGGCCCTACCTACCAATCGATGACGAAGAATGGTAACAAGATCATCATTGCTTTTAAAAACGTTGGCAGCGGATTGGTAAGCAAAGGCGGCGAATTGAAATACTTCAGCATCGCCGGCGCCGATAAAAAATTTGTTTGGGCTAAGGCTGTTATCAACGGGAATACCGTTACCGTTTGGAACGACGATATTGCCAACCCTGTTGCCGTTCGCTATGCCTGGGCTGATAACCCTGATGGTGCAAACTTGTATAACAAGGAAGGCTTACCGGCTTCTTTGTTCCGTACGGATGATTGGGTGGCTGATAAACACTAA
- a CDS encoding RagB/SusD family nutrient uptake outer membrane protein yields the protein MVGAYGVTSAIPLVHYQSLFKIVSEANIAITYAATATLTDAQRDEIVGQALFFRAFAYRTLAYMYGGVPLITVAVDAPRTDLVRATRDAVLAQCITDLTTAAQKLQPINKVADGRISNLAAYHLLSEVDIAAGKFQDAITAASTVISDPNMALMTTRFGSRSTQAGGDVYWDLFREKNQNRGAGNKEAIWVIQFETDVLGGANVSTSRTNGYMLERQCVPGFGISSGGVALMLFPSDAGTNGLSTGTGGRGIGWGPTTKYFTNTIWASDFSNDIRNSNMNFIRQTVINNPASSQYGKILNTEAPPTGYTSPSRQFFPYQSKATTLQHPAALYLNATTGTLSANAGDTYLDQYMFRLAETYLLRAEAYLGSGDLTKAAADINVVRARAKASAVLPANVNIDYILDERMRELGIEEKRRVTLMRLGLIYDRVKKCNPYYAGEMLQTYNLWPIPSAEIERNKDAVLTQNPGY from the coding sequence ATGGTTGGCGCTTATGGTGTTACCAGTGCGATACCGCTGGTGCACTATCAAAGCCTTTTTAAAATTGTATCCGAAGCCAATATCGCCATCACCTATGCAGCAACGGCCACATTAACGGATGCGCAGCGTGATGAGATAGTTGGACAGGCCTTATTTTTCCGTGCTTTTGCCTACCGTACCCTGGCTTACATGTATGGTGGCGTACCGCTGATCACCGTGGCAGTAGATGCGCCGCGTACCGACCTGGTAAGGGCAACGCGCGACGCAGTTTTAGCACAATGCATTACCGATTTAACCACTGCCGCGCAAAAATTGCAACCCATTAATAAGGTAGCCGATGGCCGGATCAGCAATTTAGCCGCCTATCACCTGCTTTCGGAGGTAGATATAGCCGCCGGAAAATTCCAGGATGCGATAACCGCTGCGTCTACCGTTATAAGCGATCCTAATATGGCGTTAATGACCACCCGTTTCGGTTCGCGTTCAACCCAGGCCGGTGGCGATGTTTATTGGGACCTGTTCCGCGAGAAGAACCAGAACAGGGGCGCCGGTAATAAAGAGGCGATTTGGGTGATCCAGTTCGAGACCGACGTACTTGGCGGTGCCAACGTATCAACATCCCGAACCAACGGTTATATGCTGGAAAGGCAATGTGTGCCCGGCTTTGGTATTTCATCGGGCGGTGTAGCCTTAATGCTTTTCCCGTCAGATGCCGGTACCAACGGCCTCAGCACCGGTACCGGTGGCAGGGGGATTGGCTGGGGGCCAACTACCAAATATTTCACCAACACCATTTGGGCCAGCGATTTTAGTAACGATATCCGCAACTCGAACATGAACTTTATACGGCAAACCGTTATTAATAACCCTGCTTCAAGTCAGTACGGCAAGATACTGAATACCGAAGCGCCGCCAACTGGATATACATCGCCCAGCAGGCAGTTTTTCCCATATCAGTCAAAAGCCACAACATTACAACACCCGGCTGCATTATACCTAAATGCAACAACCGGTACATTAAGTGCGAATGCCGGCGATACCTACCTGGATCAATATATGTTCCGTTTAGCCGAGACTTACCTGTTGCGTGCTGAAGCCTACCTGGGTTCGGGCGACCTTACCAAAGCTGCTGCCGATATCAACGTGGTTAGGGCACGTGCAAAAGCATCGGCAGTATTACCTGCAAACGTGAACATCGATTACATACTTGATGAGCGTATGCGCGAACTGGGTATTGAAGAAAAGCGCCGGGTAACCCTGATGCGTTTAGGCTTGATATACGACCGCGTGAAGAAATGCAATCCATATTACGCTGGCGAAATGTTGCAAACCTATAACCTGTGGCCCATCCCGTCGGCAGAGATCGAGCGTAATAAGGATGCCGTGCTGACGCAAAACCCCGGCTATTAA
- a CDS encoding SMP-30/gluconolactonase/LRE family protein produces MKNFIFLGIALAMCMFSCKKNQVADENGNTAAITGGGLKLKDMGIVASNDSAFTISTYAGNGTAAFSNGTSGNLLTASFDSPEGIVFDSGGNMFVADRDNQIIRKITTGGVISTFAGQQGVAGFADGTGTAAKFSTPIRLSIDAANNIYVADRDNAKIRKITSAGVVTTIAGSTAGSGATQFNWPVDVAVKSDGSILYVADSKNHRIQKITLSGGTYTTSLLAGQTTLGYANGTGSAAKFNFPAGVAIDASGNIIVADRMNNCIRKITSGGVVSLLAGIPGTVYDLDAPALQASFGEPYGVTVANDGCIYVCDINYHNVRRISNHGGFVATVAGYSTSGYADGTFNTRFNVPTSVAIDNSGNFYVTDVSNNRIRKMKPETRVIQYTEGWTPMDTSTYAGVKRYRYTGNRFWLPSTASNPIQNINIIDIDMSVNHFEFMHVDSFANQTTVSNIIGHPTSVIAALSGTFATGNHHGKFASYLRNNDVTYWKADAEEALYPDGYWHYHDGMFYVDATGTPGMEQSNMTQLPFSPTTRKYMMSGAPLLIKNSVPIEITSPTNWGVSNTTPPQTLRVIIAPRAIVALPIINKHVLLICIDGVENGIDCYASNGISAPGRYGMTTADATQFVQQFFHPSWAINMDGGGSASMYMMGATDGQTGGVSGGIPVISYPDWDSSCTISGMDYSRYGQQRKSMQDCIAVIAN; encoded by the coding sequence ATGAAAAATTTTATCTTCTTAGGCATTGCGTTGGCAATGTGTATGTTCTCGTGTAAAAAAAACCAGGTTGCCGATGAAAACGGCAACACTGCCGCCATTACAGGCGGTGGCTTAAAACTTAAGGATATGGGCATTGTAGCCAGCAACGATTCGGCTTTTACCATATCTACTTATGCCGGTAACGGCACCGCGGCCTTCTCTAACGGCACATCGGGCAATTTGCTTACCGCCTCGTTCGATTCGCCGGAGGGAATCGTATTCGACAGCGGCGGCAACATGTTTGTAGCCGACCGCGATAACCAGATCATCCGTAAAATAACCACTGGCGGCGTAATTTCTACATTCGCTGGTCAACAAGGCGTAGCCGGCTTTGCCGATGGTACTGGTACAGCTGCTAAATTCAGCACGCCTATCAGGCTTTCTATCGATGCAGCCAACAATATTTACGTGGCCGACAGAGACAACGCCAAAATCCGCAAGATCACTTCGGCAGGCGTGGTAACTACCATTGCCGGCAGCACAGCGGGCAGCGGCGCCACCCAGTTTAACTGGCCGGTTGATGTTGCCGTAAAAAGCGATGGCAGCATCCTTTACGTTGCCGATTCTAAAAATCACCGCATCCAAAAAATTACACTTAGCGGCGGCACTTACACTACTTCTTTACTGGCCGGGCAAACTACCCTGGGCTATGCCAATGGTACCGGCAGCGCGGCTAAATTCAACTTCCCGGCTGGCGTGGCTATAGATGCTTCAGGAAATATCATTGTGGCTGACCGCATGAACAATTGCATCCGCAAAATAACTTCGGGTGGTGTGGTTAGTCTGCTGGCTGGTATACCGGGTACGGTTTATGATCTGGATGCCCCTGCCCTACAGGCAAGCTTTGGCGAACCTTATGGCGTTACCGTAGCTAATGATGGCTGTATTTATGTATGCGATATTAACTACCATAACGTACGCCGCATCAGCAATCATGGTGGCTTTGTGGCTACCGTTGCAGGCTACAGCACATCGGGCTATGCCGATGGCACCTTCAATACCCGCTTTAACGTGCCTACTTCGGTAGCGATAGATAATTCGGGCAATTTTTATGTAACCGATGTGAGCAACAATCGCATCCGCAAGATGAAGCCCGAAACCCGGGTGATACAATACACCGAGGGCTGGACACCGATGGATACCAGCACTTATGCCGGCGTAAAGCGTTACAGGTATACCGGCAACCGGTTTTGGCTGCCCAGCACAGCCAGCAACCCAATTCAAAATATCAATATTATAGATATCGATATGTCGGTAAACCATTTTGAATTTATGCATGTCGATTCCTTTGCTAACCAAACTACCGTAAGTAATATCATTGGGCACCCTACAAGCGTTATCGCAGCGCTAAGCGGCACTTTTGCTACGGGCAATCACCATGGTAAATTTGCATCGTACCTGCGCAATAACGATGTTACCTATTGGAAGGCCGATGCCGAGGAGGCTTTATATCCCGATGGCTACTGGCACTATCATGATGGCATGTTTTATGTTGATGCCACCGGCACCCCGGGTATGGAACAAAGCAACATGACGCAACTACCATTTAGCCCAACAACAAGGAAATACATGATGTCGGGCGCACCGTTGCTCATCAAAAACAGCGTACCGATAGAGATCACCAGCCCTACCAACTGGGGCGTATCAAACACCACTCCGCCGCAAACCCTGCGGGTGATTATCGCGCCGCGGGCTATTGTGGCATTACCTATAATTAATAAACACGTGCTGCTGATCTGTATTGACGGTGTTGAAAATGGCATAGATTGCTACGCCTCGAATGGCATCAGCGCGCCGGGCCGGTATGGTATGACCACTGCCGACGCTACCCAATTTGTACAACAGTTCTTCCACCCCAGCTGGGCCATTAATATGGACGGCGGCGGATCGGCCAGTATGTATATGATGGGCGCTACCGACGGGCAGACCGGCGGTGTGTCCGGTGGCATACCGGTGATCAGCTACCCCGATTGGGACTCAAGCTGTACCATATCCGGAATGGATTACAGCCGCTACGGCCAGCAGCGTAAAAGCATGCAGGATTGTATAGCGGTAATTGCCAACTAA
- a CDS encoding family 43 glycosylhydrolase, whose product MTFLNTIRLTALINILLFTANALFAQNNPVIDNVPDVGVINFNGKYYLAGVNTNGGFYISDDLVHWKGPEHVFTMANDWTKGKPFGDNQIHAADIRYINGRFHFYWSVNYWGGQNTTVQIGHAVADNIMGPYIEPDKKNWFDERIDPHLLVDSDSSLYFYTVKFTDGNTIWGQQMRDPWTHRGSPKLLFNSLPLTWERMDNSVTEGPEVIKYRSRYYLMYNANHTGNTYGNYALGVAEADEPLGFNSANKYPHPVVQQNLTDDPSKQRRVFSSSLDGFTNWKYTFNQPGESWNTPAFTDTEWKKGDKGFGNQVLKGSTRINPQTMWRTNDIWVRKHFKIPWALSGQLQLMVNHTGPTEVFMDGQLIYNGVAANYTTVNLLPQLVNELKTGEHVLVIHGEKAERGANIDVDLIENLASPGDDILYNPGQPNLLKGPNGFEWWLVYFAIKNGGKKGQFINRVLFNDHELTVDGPTSNKTTGYHPDPALPIFGDSFEDENIKDRWSLQSGKWRVRNGELMQEGNTGKSLALIKSRASSNYLFKIGVNPTTLKTANAGIIAYYTDALNFLEIGIDQAKGAWYSRLVRDGKEIIVINKLSPVFNFNVYHSLSVYKNGNTVEFQIDDQPAPGKHQIITLFDEPGLPGIFTQATTATFDGAIYTPGWDEYNAGITGWGNAVNRKQATGEWGVTEKGITINKTQGESTVYKGDLLNSYEFATQIYSNGAGTAGIFPVYTDENNYVKAAIDFQHNSLIVSGKLNGAAIPGKTILLKRKMVRYPDQRYSDHSNKVYTLKANTSISNIEIVKFPVDNKQLLTINLFDSLKVEYHHHDEWRPLNFEKIPTGIQAVDQIKFPLITADALRIRSSGFNTRMPAVYKIYTDEDGTSDYNLRAVKLKDKLLLFLDNGLIADIDGTWPPSQVGLFGTDAGACFNGLMLFEKRDN is encoded by the coding sequence ATGACTTTTCTAAATACAATACGTTTAACTGCTTTAATTAATATCCTACTGTTTACCGCTAACGCTTTATTTGCCCAAAACAACCCGGTGATTGATAATGTGCCAGATGTTGGTGTCATTAATTTTAACGGCAAGTACTATTTGGCCGGCGTAAATACCAATGGTGGCTTTTATATCTCGGATGATCTGGTGCACTGGAAAGGGCCGGAGCATGTGTTCACCATGGCTAACGATTGGACGAAAGGCAAGCCATTTGGCGATAATCAGATCCACGCGGCAGATATCCGGTATATCAACGGGAGGTTTCACTTTTATTGGTCGGTTAATTATTGGGGTGGACAAAATACCACCGTGCAGATTGGTCATGCCGTTGCTGATAATATTATGGGGCCATACATCGAACCTGATAAAAAGAACTGGTTTGATGAGCGGATAGACCCGCATCTGCTGGTGGACAGTGATAGCTCGCTTTATTTTTACACCGTTAAATTTACCGATGGCAACACCATTTGGGGCCAACAGATGAGGGATCCATGGACACACCGGGGATCGCCTAAATTATTGTTTAACTCGCTGCCCCTAACCTGGGAGCGTATGGACAACAGCGTAACCGAAGGCCCGGAGGTGATTAAATACCGCTCAAGATACTACCTCATGTACAATGCCAACCATACTGGCAACACTTATGGTAATTATGCCTTAGGCGTTGCCGAAGCAGATGAGCCATTAGGTTTTAACAGCGCCAATAAATACCCGCACCCGGTAGTGCAGCAAAATTTAACCGATGACCCATCCAAACAGCGGCGGGTGTTCAGTTCATCGTTAGATGGTTTTACTAACTGGAAATACACTTTCAACCAACCTGGCGAAAGCTGGAACACACCTGCTTTTACAGACACTGAATGGAAAAAAGGCGACAAGGGCTTCGGCAACCAGGTGTTAAAAGGTAGTACCCGTATCAATCCGCAAACCATGTGGCGCACAAACGATATTTGGGTACGGAAGCATTTTAAAATACCATGGGCATTATCAGGCCAATTGCAGCTAATGGTCAATCACACCGGGCCGACTGAAGTTTTTATGGATGGGCAGTTGATCTACAATGGCGTAGCGGCCAATTACACTACTGTTAACCTGCTGCCGCAATTGGTTAACGAGTTGAAAACGGGTGAGCACGTACTGGTCATCCACGGTGAAAAGGCTGAACGCGGCGCTAATATTGATGTAGACCTGATCGAAAATTTAGCCAGCCCCGGCGATGATATCCTATATAATCCCGGTCAGCCGAACCTGCTGAAAGGCCCAAACGGTTTTGAATGGTGGCTGGTTTATTTCGCCATAAAAAACGGTGGCAAAAAAGGGCAGTTCATCAACCGGGTACTTTTTAACGATCATGAACTTACGGTGGATGGCCCTACCAGTAATAAAACAACTGGCTATCACCCCGATCCTGCTCTGCCAATTTTTGGGGATAGTTTTGAAGATGAGAACATCAAAGACAGATGGTCGCTTCAATCGGGCAAATGGCGGGTGCGTAATGGTGAATTGATGCAGGAAGGCAACACAGGCAAAAGCCTGGCATTAATCAAAAGTCGTGCATCCAGCAATTATCTATTTAAGATAGGTGTAAATCCCACCACCTTAAAAACAGCTAACGCGGGCATTATTGCCTATTATACTGATGCATTGAATTTTTTAGAGATCGGCATCGATCAGGCTAAAGGTGCGTGGTACTCGCGTTTAGTGCGGGATGGTAAGGAAATCATCGTGATAAACAAGCTTTCACCGGTATTCAACTTTAATGTATACCACAGCCTATCGGTTTACAAAAATGGCAATACGGTCGAATTTCAAATCGACGATCAGCCGGCCCCAGGTAAGCATCAAATTATAACATTGTTTGATGAACCGGGTTTGCCGGGCATCTTTACACAAGCTACTACCGCCACATTCGATGGCGCGATATACACCCCGGGCTGGGATGAGTACAATGCCGGCATCACTGGCTGGGGGAATGCGGTTAATAGAAAACAAGCCACCGGGGAATGGGGAGTGACAGAAAAAGGAATCACCATTAATAAAACTCAGGGTGAGAGCACTGTTTATAAAGGCGATTTGTTAAATAGTTACGAATTTGCAACCCAGATTTACAGTAACGGTGCAGGCACGGCAGGCATTTTTCCGGTATACACTGATGAAAATAATTACGTAAAGGCCGCTATCGATTTTCAGCATAACTCACTTATTGTCTCGGGAAAATTAAACGGCGCAGCTATCCCTGGAAAAACAATTCTTTTAAAGCGAAAGATGGTTCGCTATCCCGATCAGCGTTATAGCGACCACAGTAATAAGGTTTATACCTTAAAGGCAAACACCAGTATCAGCAATATCGAAATTGTAAAATTCCCGGTCGATAATAAGCAGCTTTTAACCATCAACCTGTTCGATTCGTTAAAAGTGGAGTATCATCATCATGACGAGTGGCGGCCATTAAACTTTGAGAAAATACCAACCGGGATACAAGCCGTAGACCAGATCAAATTCCCGCTTATAACAGCAGATGCATTGCGCATCAGAAGTTCGGGCTTTAATACGCGGATGCCGGCAGTGTATAAGATCTATACGGATGAAGATGGAACATCGGACTATAATCTGCGGGCGGTAAAGCTTAAAGATAAATTGCTGCTATTTTTAGATAACGGGTTAATTGCGGATATTGACGGTACGTGGCCCCCATCGCAGGTGGGTTTGTTTGGTACAGATGCAGGCGCTTGTTTTAACGGACTGATGTTGTTTGAAAAACGCGATAATTAA
- a CDS encoding arylsulfatase produces MLKLSTLKKGCVALSIVTLAFNASAQNKENRRPNIVLIMADDMGYSDIGCYGGEIKTPNIDNLAKNGLRFSQFYNTSRCCPTRASLLTGLYSHQAGIGDMTFDQKQPGYRGYLTENTVTIAEVLKKAGYQTGMVGKWHVSNTFLGQKDEHLKWLNHQSYKPFFSPVEQYPVNRGFEKYYGTIWGVNDYFDPFSLVNGTEPVKTVPKDFYYTDAINDTASAYIKQFSKTGKPFFLYVANTAPHWPLHALPEDIKKYEDTYKAGWDAIREARYKKLIAEGVFPADKNILSKRWKPNRKWEDNPTKDWDAHTMAVRAAMIDRMDQGIGRIIKTLKETGQLDNTLIIFLSDNGASSDDAQKYLPGNDRPGETRTGQKIIYPANKDVNAGPETTFASADEMWSNVANVPFRYWKTEPFEGGICTPMIAYWPAGLKTPKGSVTTQMGHVMDFMATFAELAGTTYPTEFEGRKITPTSGISLVPILKGKKRQGHDYLFFEHIGRRAVIHGDWKLLALNNAPWELYNLKEDRSEMHDLITEHPDIAENLTKAWQEWANSHNVLPKPVKAEANKQPADMSND; encoded by the coding sequence ATGCTAAAGTTGAGTACTTTAAAAAAAGGATGCGTTGCCCTATCGATAGTTACCCTGGCTTTCAACGCATCGGCACAAAACAAGGAGAACCGGCGCCCCAACATCGTTTTAATTATGGCCGATGATATGGGATATTCGGATATTGGCTGCTATGGCGGGGAAATAAAGACCCCCAATATCGATAACCTGGCGAAGAATGGCTTACGCTTCTCCCAATTTTACAATACTTCGCGCTGCTGCCCTACACGGGCATCCTTGCTGACGGGTTTATACAGCCACCAGGCCGGTATCGGCGATATGACCTTCGATCAAAAACAGCCCGGTTACCGTGGTTATCTTACCGAAAACACCGTAACCATTGCCGAGGTATTAAAAAAAGCAGGCTATCAAACCGGCATGGTAGGTAAGTGGCATGTTTCAAACACTTTTTTAGGGCAAAAGGATGAGCACCTGAAATGGCTGAACCATCAAAGTTATAAGCCATTCTTTTCGCCGGTTGAGCAATACCCGGTGAACCGGGGCTTCGAAAAATATTATGGCACCATCTGGGGGGTAAACGATTACTTCGATCCGTTTAGTTTAGTGAATGGTACCGAACCGGTTAAAACCGTGCCTAAGGATTTTTACTATACCGATGCCATTAACGATACCGCGTCGGCATATATTAAACAGTTTAGCAAAACCGGGAAACCGTTTTTTCTGTATGTGGCCAATACGGCACCACATTGGCCGCTGCATGCCCTTCCCGAGGATATTAAAAAGTACGAGGATACCTACAAAGCCGGCTGGGATGCCATCCGCGAAGCGAGATATAAAAAACTGATAGCCGAAGGGGTGTTCCCTGCCGATAAAAACATCTTATCTAAACGCTGGAAGCCCAATCGCAAATGGGAGGATAACCCAACCAAAGACTGGGATGCGCATACCATGGCCGTACGCGCCGCAATGATAGACCGGATGGACCAGGGCATAGGCCGTATCATCAAAACATTAAAGGAGACCGGTCAACTGGATAATACCCTCATTATCTTTTTAAGTGATAACGGCGCCAGTTCGGACGATGCGCAAAAATATCTGCCCGGAAACGACCGTCCCGGTGAAACACGGACTGGTCAGAAGATCATTTACCCTGCCAATAAAGATGTGAACGCGGGCCCCGAAACAACCTTTGCCTCGGCCGATGAAATGTGGAGCAATGTGGCTAACGTGCCCTTTAGATATTGGAAAACAGAACCTTTTGAAGGTGGTATCTGCACCCCCATGATCGCCTACTGGCCAGCTGGCCTTAAAACGCCCAAGGGCAGCGTAACCACGCAAATGGGCCATGTGATGGACTTTATGGCCACCTTTGCCGAACTGGCCGGAACTACTTACCCTACTGAATTTGAGGGCAGAAAAATCACCCCAACATCCGGCATAAGTTTGGTCCCTATCCTTAAAGGCAAAAAAAGACAAGGCCACGATTACCTGTTTTTTGAACACATTGGCCGGCGGGCGGTGATACACGGCGATTGGAAGCTGCTTGCCCTGAACAATGCCCCGTGGGAACTTTATAACTTAAAGGAAGACCGCTCAGAAATGCATGATCTGATAACCGAACACCCCGATATTGCGGAAAATTTAACTAAGGCCTGGCAGGAATGGGCCAACAGCCACAATGTATTGCCCAAGCCAGTAAAAGCCGAAGCTAATAAGCAACCGGCAGACATGTCTAACGACTAA